The genomic interval GTCACTGCCAATCGAAATTCGCCGACACGCACCTTCTTGTGCGGACTGTTCTGCAGTGGCTCCCCGTAGTCGGGCGGGTCACGCCATGGTGAGTCAACGATCTCATCAAGCTTGTCCAAAATCCGGTCTTGGTCGTGCGAATCGAGGCGAGCAAGGTCCTCTTTCGCCTTTGATGCGAGTTCCCACGTCCACTCCCCCTTACTCATTTGTGTCACTACCGAACTGCTCGCGGGCCTCCGCAGCGCTCATGGTTCGCTCCTCGCGAACGTCCTCTTCTGCTTGGAGAAGCGCGATGAGCTCATCACGGTCGAACGTCGGAAACTCAGTCGCATCCCGCAAGGTGTATCGGATGAACTCACTTCGGCTGTTGAATCCTCGGCCCTGCCATGTACTGTCGATATCGTCGAGGAACGCCTGGGTGACTTTGAAGTTCACAGTCACGATTTCGTCGTCGCCGTCGTTCTCCGTGGTCGCTCCAGACATACGGGCGTATTACGGCTGTCTTACCAAAACCGTTTCGGCACCCCACCTGAAAGAGAACGCGAGCGCATACCCGCGTCTTCAGGCGCGGGTCGAGCGGCCACGACCGACACAGTCACTAGTCGATTGCTAACTGACTTCCGACCATATCGTCACGCTTAGGTGGGTGAAATCGCTATACATGGGCATGTCGGGCGACGAACCGAGTAGCGACGAGGACGACCAGTACACCGTCCTCGAAGCCAAACTCGTCGACCCGACCACGAACAAACGCGAGAAACTCATCGAGACCGTCAGCGAGTACCGCGAGGCACTCCACGATGCGTTCACACAGGGCTGCACCACGCGGTCAGAGACGAACGACGTAGTCACGGCGTACGACCTGAGCGGGTATGCGAAAAACGCCCTCAAGAAGTACGTTCCACAGCTCACGGGCGACTCCTACGACGCGAACACACTCGCGGAGGACCATCCTGTACGCTTCACGAACGAAGGACCACGCTTCGATCACCGCCCGGACAACCACCACGAGTGGTGCATGAAACTTCCGCACCACGAGGACTACCACCTCTGGTGCCCGCTCGCCATCAATCCTGAGCACGAACAATGGTATCACGCGCTCGTGGACGAGGGGAGGAGCGTACGTCTCGGTGAGACACGGC from Halomarina salina carries:
- a CDS encoding ribbon-helix-helix domain-containing protein, giving the protein MSGATTENDGDDEIVTVNFKVTQAFLDDIDSTWQGRGFNSRSEFIRYTLRDATEFPTFDRDELIALLQAEEDVREERTMSAAEAREQFGSDTNE
- a CDS encoding type II toxin-antitoxin system RelE family toxin; the protein is MSKGEWTWELASKAKEDLARLDSHDQDRILDKLDEIVDSPWRDPPDYGEPLQNSPHKKVRVGEFRLAVTFRHDGNRMVIARIKRRGGAYTADDD